In Hyphomicrobiales bacterium, one genomic interval encodes:
- a CDS encoding aminotransferase class III-fold pyridoxal phosphate-dependent enzyme, with product MTDYPIGGPQDLFSSRSNRVPLPLIVKAEGVRMWDDGGREYIDVSSGPVVSNIGHGNARVAEAMARQARTMDFAYTRVARHQPNIDLAERIAKLAGPGYERVCLASGGSESMEIAIKFLRQYVVATGRPQKRKIISLSPSYHGGTVALLGVSGDEAMDPFLDGFGIKAEHVPAPFQYRVPANHTQETYRMACANALEEKIKELGADNVLCFVAEPVGGLATGAQPLMEDYVNKVREICSRHDIYLVYDEILCGTGRTGHFLASHAWPKGHADIVVLAKGLGSGYAPLSATLAPAKMVDELAGLTGFNLSHTYCANPIACATGLAVLDEYERGDLVSAAGERGRTLKRRLEALAERHPSVGDVRGAGLLLAVELVTDKESKGRFPVEFSPTEEVRISGLEHGLIIYTRRTANGRNGDWFIVAPPLTITEEECDEMVRRLDLTLTDFETRAAPYMARRAA from the coding sequence ATGACCGACTATCCGATCGGCGGGCCGCAGGATCTCTTTTCATCCCGTTCGAACCGTGTGCCGCTGCCGCTCATCGTCAAGGCCGAGGGTGTGCGCATGTGGGACGACGGCGGCCGCGAGTACATCGACGTCTCCTCGGGTCCGGTCGTCAGCAACATCGGACACGGCAACGCGCGCGTCGCCGAAGCGATGGCGCGGCAGGCACGGACCATGGATTTCGCCTATACACGGGTTGCCCGCCACCAGCCGAACATCGATCTCGCCGAGCGCATCGCAAAGCTCGCGGGGCCCGGCTACGAGCGCGTCTGTCTCGCTTCGGGCGGCTCGGAATCGATGGAGATCGCGATAAAATTCCTGCGCCAGTACGTGGTCGCGACAGGCCGGCCCCAAAAGCGCAAGATCATCTCCCTCTCACCGTCCTACCACGGCGGAACGGTGGCCCTTCTCGGGGTCAGCGGCGACGAGGCCATGGACCCGTTCCTGGACGGTTTCGGCATCAAGGCGGAGCATGTTCCGGCGCCGTTCCAGTACCGGGTGCCCGCCAACCACACGCAAGAAACGTACCGGATGGCGTGTGCGAACGCGTTGGAGGAAAAGATCAAGGAACTCGGGGCGGACAACGTCCTGTGTTTCGTCGCCGAGCCGGTCGGTGGTCTGGCGACGGGCGCACAACCGCTGATGGAGGACTACGTCAACAAGGTCAGGGAGATTTGCTCGCGCCACGACATCTACCTCGTCTACGACGAAATTCTCTGCGGCACGGGGCGGACCGGGCATTTCCTGGCCAGCCATGCCTGGCCGAAGGGGCATGCCGACATCGTCGTGCTCGCCAAGGGGCTGGGCTCGGGCTATGCACCGCTGTCCGCGACGCTCGCGCCGGCGAAGATGGTGGACGAACTCGCCGGGTTGACCGGGTTCAACCTCTCGCACACGTACTGCGCCAACCCGATCGCCTGCGCGACGGGGCTCGCGGTGCTGGACGAATACGAGCGGGGGGATCTCGTTTCGGCGGCGGGCGAGCGTGGCCGCACGCTCAAGCGGCGTCTCGAAGCGCTCGCGGAGCGTCACCCTTCGGTCGGTGACGTGCGTGGTGCCGGGCTCCTGCTCGCCGTCGAACTCGTGACCGACAAGGAGAGCAAAGGCAGATTTCCGGTCGAATTCTCTCCCACCGAGGAAGTGCGCATTTCGGGACTAGAGCACGGGCTCATCATCTATACGCGACGCACGGCGAACGGGCGCAACGGGGACTGGTTCATCGTTGCACCACCCCTTACCATCACCGAGGAAGAGTGCGACGAAATGGTGCGCCGTCTCGATCTGACGCTCACCGATTTCGAGACCCGGGCGGCGCCCTACATGGCGCGCAGAGCCGCGTGA
- a CDS encoding agmatinase — protein MMADPKYRPVDASIVPRFSDVATFLRTRRVEMNSEIDIGLVGVPFDIGLNYRGGPREAPGAVRHASRLIRMAHPTSGTEPYELCNIADLGDAPVNPLDKDRSIEAIQAFFAELKSLDIRPVAIGGDHTIPTPILRALAAGGPVGILQVDSHADTLDEMCGTKINHATFMRRGLEEGLIDPSRVVQVGLRGSRFRPDDIQFGIDAGFTVVTIDDYEAMGRAAFIERMKRTLAGGPTYVTIDIDGLDPSFCPGTAVPEIGGLTPRDVQVILRALSGIDVIGADICEVAPCYDPTGVTSVTAANLMFELVCVIAEAVEAARK, from the coding sequence ATTATGGCCGATCCCAAGTACCGTCCGGTCGATGCGTCCATCGTGCCGCGATTCTCGGATGTCGCGACGTTCCTCAGGACGCGGCGCGTCGAGATGAATTCGGAGATCGATATCGGACTGGTCGGCGTGCCGTTCGACATCGGACTCAACTATCGCGGCGGGCCGCGTGAGGCGCCGGGGGCGGTTCGGCACGCCAGCCGGCTGATCCGCATGGCGCATCCGACCAGTGGGACGGAACCCTATGAACTCTGCAACATCGCCGATCTCGGCGATGCGCCGGTCAACCCGCTCGACAAGGATCGCTCGATCGAGGCGATCCAGGCCTTCTTTGCCGAGTTGAAATCGCTCGACATCCGTCCAGTGGCGATCGGCGGCGATCACACCATCCCGACGCCGATCCTGCGGGCGCTCGCGGCGGGCGGACCCGTCGGCATACTGCAAGTCGACAGTCACGCCGATACGCTCGATGAGATGTGCGGAACGAAAATCAACCACGCGACCTTCATGCGGCGCGGTCTCGAAGAGGGACTGATCGATCCCTCGCGGGTCGTGCAGGTCGGGCTCCGTGGCTCGCGGTTTCGCCCGGACGACATCCAGTTCGGCATCGATGCGGGCTTCACGGTCGTCACCATCGACGACTACGAGGCGATGGGGCGGGCGGCTTTCATCGAGAGGATGAAAAGGACGCTCGCAGGCGGGCCGACCTACGTGACCATAGACATCGACGGGCTCGATCCCTCGTTCTGTCCCGGCACGGCGGTTCCGGAAATCGGTGGTCTGACGCCGCGTGACGTCCAGGTCATTCTGCGGGCGCTTTCCGGTATCGACGTCATCGGGGCGGATATCTGCGAGGTCGCCCCGTGCTACGATCCGACTGGCGTGACGTCGGTGACGGCGGCCAATCTCATGTTCGAACTGGTCTGCGTGATCGCCGAGGCGGTCGAGGCGGCCCGCAAGTGA
- a CDS encoding membrane dipeptidase, whose amino-acid sequence MTSPLIDCLQYANWSEAVFHEMREGGVHAVHATIAYHETFREAVANVEAWNDRFRRYEDLIFHGRTGGDVRRAMAEGKTAIFFGFQTPAPIEEDIGLVEIWHQLGVRFMQLTYNNQSLLATGCYEAADAGVTRFGREVIAEMNRVGMVIDMSHSGERSTLEAIEISLRPIAITHANPHWWHGAVRNKSDTVLRALAESGGMLGFSLYPHHLARGSDCTMAEFCSMVARAAERYGTERLGIGSDLCQGQPDSVVAWMRNGRWLRQIDSGREAAPPAVFPAQPAWFGDNRDLAGIGDGLRRAGFSVEEVAAIMGGNWLRFFEASFAGTGS is encoded by the coding sequence ATGACCAGCCCGCTGATCGATTGCCTCCAGTACGCGAACTGGTCGGAGGCGGTGTTCCACGAGATGCGCGAGGGCGGCGTACATGCCGTGCACGCAACGATCGCCTACCACGAGACGTTCCGCGAGGCGGTCGCGAACGTCGAAGCCTGGAACGACCGGTTCAGGCGCTACGAAGACCTGATCTTTCACGGGCGGACGGGTGGAGATGTCCGGCGGGCCATGGCGGAGGGCAAGACCGCCATCTTCTTCGGATTCCAGACACCAGCACCGATCGAGGAAGATATAGGGCTGGTGGAGATCTGGCACCAGCTCGGCGTGCGCTTCATGCAGCTCACCTACAACAACCAATCGCTGCTCGCGACGGGCTGCTACGAAGCCGCGGACGCCGGAGTGACGCGCTTCGGGCGTGAAGTGATCGCGGAGATGAACCGGGTCGGGATGGTCATCGACATGAGCCATTCGGGAGAGCGCTCGACGCTGGAGGCGATCGAGATTTCCTTGCGCCCGATCGCCATCACGCACGCGAACCCGCACTGGTGGCACGGGGCGGTGCGGAACAAGTCCGATACGGTCTTGAGGGCGCTCGCGGAATCGGGCGGCATGCTCGGGTTCTCGCTCTATCCACATCACTTGGCGCGCGGGTCCGACTGCACGATGGCTGAATTTTGCTCCATGGTTGCGCGTGCGGCGGAGCGCTACGGCACCGAGCGCCTCGGGATCGGTTCGGATCTCTGTCAGGGTCAGCCGGATTCGGTCGTTGCCTGGATGCGCAACGGGCGCTGGCTGCGGCAGATCGACAGTGGACGGGAAGCGGCCCCGCCGGCTGTGTTTCCGGCGCAGCCTGCCTGGTTCGGCGACAATCGCGATCTGGCAGGGATCGGCGACGGGCTCAGGCGAGCCGGCTTCTCGGTCGAGGAGGTCGCGGCGATCATGGGAGGAAACTGGCTGCGGTTCTTCGAGGCTTCGTTCGCAGGGACCGGGTCATGA
- a CDS encoding DUF3726 domain-containing protein yields the protein MRRSLNEIAGVLTKAAGGAGLALGLAEDVARAGVWLTRSGLDGVGAAARAIGEVQGPGRFTDHCRMVAFRGARAAHDGPSAVDLLLAGSRAESVVLAPIDEPLLVLGLAGVAAEESGVALAVEMAGLGRIVVGPAGPAKGEALARLLDGEEAGRASLTLSRHHGPMSEAIAGMAVRGGGAEVAEAVWARLALLAARTLVPADENSRQRGAGAGDIDND from the coding sequence ATGAGACGATCGCTGAACGAGATCGCAGGAGTTTTGACGAAGGCAGCGGGCGGGGCCGGTCTCGCGCTCGGGCTGGCGGAGGATGTGGCGCGGGCCGGGGTGTGGCTGACGCGGAGCGGGCTCGACGGGGTCGGTGCGGCGGCGCGGGCGATCGGCGAGGTGCAGGGCCCGGGGAGGTTCACCGATCACTGCAGGATGGTGGCGTTTCGCGGGGCGCGGGCCGCTCACGACGGGCCGAGTGCCGTCGATCTCCTCCTTGCCGGGTCGCGGGCCGAGAGCGTCGTGCTGGCGCCGATCGACGAGCCGCTGCTGGTTCTGGGTCTCGCCGGCGTGGCGGCCGAGGAGAGTGGCGTTGCACTGGCCGTGGAGATGGCCGGGCTCGGGCGGATCGTGGTCGGACCCGCCGGCCCCGCGAAGGGGGAGGCCCTTGCACGGCTGCTCGACGGCGAAGAGGCGGGGCGGGCGAGCCTGACGCTGTCGCGCCACCATGGTCCCATGAGCGAGGCGATCGCCGGGATGGCCGTTCGGGGGGGCGGCGCCGAGGTCGCGGAGGCGGTCTGGGCACGGCTGGCGCTGCTGGCCGCCCGCACCTTGGTGCCCGCGGACGAGAACTCACGCCAGCGGGGCGCAGGGGCGGGCGACATCGACAACGACTAG
- a CDS encoding DUF411 domain-containing protein — MRLIERATLIAMLILAGQFFGLSATAGERIEVWRQPGCGCCLKWVDHLRAAGFEVVVDEARSMSAVTLRKSVPEPLRSCHTAKVAGYLVEGHVPAQDIARLLAERPPVAGLAVPGMPIGSPGMEVPGQSAEPYDVIAFGADGQTTVYSSHTGQ, encoded by the coding sequence ATGCGACTCATAGAGCGCGCGACGCTGATCGCCATGCTGATTCTCGCCGGCCAGTTTTTCGGTCTCTCCGCCACGGCGGGCGAGCGGATCGAAGTCTGGCGCCAGCCCGGGTGCGGCTGCTGCCTGAAGTGGGTCGACCATCTTCGCGCGGCCGGCTTCGAGGTCGTGGTCGACGAAGCGAGATCGATGTCCGCGGTCACCCTGCGCAAGAGCGTGCCGGAGCCGCTCCGCTCCTGCCACACCGCCAAGGTTGCCGGCTATCTCGTCGAGGGTCACGTCCCCGCACAGGACATCGCGCGCCTACTCGCCGAGCGCCCGCCAGTCGCCGGACTTGCGGTCCCGGGCATGCCGATCGGCTCCCCTGGAATGGAGGTGCCCGGCCAATCCGCGGAACCGTATGACGTGATCGCCTTCGGCGCCGATGGCCAGACGACGGTTTATTCTTCCCACACCGGTCAGTGA
- the cueR gene encoding Cu(I)-responsive transcriptional regulator — protein MNISQAAARSGLPAKTIRYYEQIGLVVPQRRANGYRAYGSREVDLLAFIHRARGLGFDIGTCRKLLALYEDGGRASADVKSLAREHLSDIERKMTELRAMADALTHLIENCHGDERPDCPIIAGLAGAEPIGCISKEHDPCDS, from the coding sequence ATGAACATCTCCCAAGCCGCCGCGCGTTCCGGTCTGCCCGCCAAGACCATCCGCTACTACGAGCAGATCGGGCTCGTCGTGCCGCAGCGCCGCGCCAACGGCTACCGCGCCTATGGCAGCCGCGAGGTCGACCTTCTGGCATTCATCCACCGCGCCCGGGGCCTCGGCTTCGACATCGGCACCTGCCGCAAGCTCCTGGCCCTCTACGAGGACGGCGGGCGCGCGAGCGCGGACGTGAAATCCCTGGCCCGGGAGCATTTGTCCGACATCGAACGCAAGATGACGGAATTGCGCGCCATGGCGGACGCACTGACGCACCTCATCGAGAATTGTCACGGCGACGAGCGGCCCGACTGCCCGATCATCGCCGGCCTTGCAGGGGCCGAACCTATCGGCTGCATTTCCAAGGAGCACGACCCATGCGACTCATAG
- a CDS encoding aldehyde dehydrogenase family protein, which yields MNAPHAKAGVVTYNHYIDGAYVAPAAGAWFDSLDPYSGAIWARIARGTAEDVERAAKVAKRALESGPWPSMTPSARGKLMRRLGDLVAANAERLAEIEVRDNGKLMSEMLAQLRYHPEWWYYYGGLADKIEGTVVPLDKADHFAFTTNEPVGVVGAITAWNSPLLFIAWKCAPALAAGCTVVVKPSEFTSASTLEFAALTKEAGFPDGVFNVVAGFGHEAGKALVEHPDVAKISFTGSDRTGAAIYEAAARSLKRVSLELGGKSPNIVFADADLDAAAAGAVSGIFAATGQTCVAGSRLLVQNSVREAFTEKLLTIARSARIGDPRDPATNIGPVTTPPQYAKVLEYISIAEAEGARRLLGGRPATGPGITGGQFVEPTIFTDVRNDMRIAQEEVFGPVLSIIGFSDEADAVRIGNDVVYGLAAGVWTKDIARAHRMAKALKAGVVWINTYRAISYMMPFGGIKRSGLGRENGMEAIREFLSTKSVWINTSDAPAANPFVMR from the coding sequence CCCCTATTCGGGCGCCATCTGGGCCCGGATCGCACGCGGCACGGCCGAGGACGTCGAACGCGCCGCCAAGGTCGCCAAACGTGCCCTCGAAAGCGGCCCCTGGCCTTCCATGACGCCGAGCGCGCGCGGAAAGCTCATGCGCCGGCTCGGCGACCTCGTGGCCGCAAACGCCGAACGGCTCGCCGAAATCGAGGTCCGCGACAACGGAAAGCTGATGTCCGAGATGCTGGCCCAACTTCGCTACCATCCCGAGTGGTGGTACTACTATGGCGGTCTCGCCGACAAGATCGAGGGTACGGTCGTCCCGCTGGACAAGGCCGACCACTTCGCCTTCACCACCAACGAGCCCGTTGGCGTCGTCGGCGCTATCACGGCATGGAACTCGCCGCTGTTGTTCATTGCATGGAAGTGCGCCCCGGCGCTTGCCGCCGGCTGCACCGTCGTCGTCAAGCCCTCCGAGTTCACGTCCGCATCGACCCTGGAGTTCGCTGCCCTGACCAAGGAGGCCGGATTTCCGGACGGCGTCTTCAATGTCGTTGCCGGCTTCGGCCACGAGGCTGGAAAGGCGCTCGTCGAGCATCCCGACGTCGCCAAGATATCGTTCACCGGCTCCGACCGGACTGGCGCTGCCATCTACGAAGCGGCGGCCCGGTCGCTGAAGCGCGTCTCCCTCGAGCTCGGTGGCAAGTCGCCGAACATCGTCTTTGCCGACGCCGACCTCGATGCCGCCGCCGCCGGGGCGGTCTCCGGCATCTTTGCCGCCACCGGCCAGACTTGCGTCGCCGGCTCCCGGCTGCTCGTCCAGAACTCCGTGCGCGAAGCATTCACCGAAAAACTCCTCACCATCGCCCGCTCGGCCCGCATCGGCGACCCGCGTGATCCCGCGACCAACATCGGCCCGGTCACCACGCCGCCGCAGTACGCCAAGGTCCTCGAATACATTTCCATCGCCGAGGCGGAAGGCGCGCGCCGCCTGCTCGGTGGCCGCCCCGCAACGGGGCCCGGCATCACCGGCGGACAGTTCGTCGAGCCGACGATCTTCACCGACGTTCGCAACGACATGCGCATCGCCCAGGAAGAGGTTTTCGGACCGGTCCTTTCGATCATCGGCTTTTCCGACGAGGCCGATGCGGTGCGCATCGGCAACGACGTGGTCTACGGTCTCGCGGCCGGCGTATGGACCAAGGACATCGCCCGCGCGCACCGCATGGCCAAGGCCTTGAAGGCCGGCGTCGTCTGGATCAACACCTACCGCGCCATCAGCTACATGATGCCGTTCGGCGGCATCAAGCGCTCCGGGCTCGGGCGCGAGAACGGCATGGAGGCGATCCGCGAATTTCTTTCCACAAAATCCGTCTGGATCAACACCTCGGACGCTCCTGCCGCCAATCCATTCGTGATGCGCTGA